From one [Limnothrix rosea] IAM M-220 genomic stretch:
- a CDS encoding type II toxin-antitoxin system HicA family toxin codes for MNKKQQRILDAIQLTPPPANLKWDDIESLFKALGATVSQGNGSRVRVLLNGVKATFHKPHPNNEVGRGCVRGIRTFLENANVI; via the coding sequence ATGAATAAAAAACAGCAGCGGATTTTGGATGCCATTCAGCTCACACCTCCTCCCGCCAATCTTAAATGGGATGACATTGAATCTCTGTTTAAGGCATTGGGAGCGACGGTATCTCAGGGCAATGGTTCAAGGGTTCGAGTCCTGCTTAACGGGGTTAAAGCAACCTTCCATAAACCTCACCCCAATAATGAAGTTGGGAGGGGTTGTGTTAGGGGGATACGTACCTTTCTAGAAAACGCCAATGTTATTTA
- a CDS encoding NAD(P)H-dependent glycerol-3-phosphate dehydrogenase translates to MNLVSTDSQKTMAMLGAGAWGSALATLAAVNHHELRIWSRRGELSLAEAIADADIVLFAISMKGVRNVAAQVKEMGISDKTILVTATKGLDPKTTLTPSRILQETFPNNPVVVLSGPNLSKEIEAGLPAATVAASHNLEAAETIQAVFSSDCFRVYTNNDPLGTELGGTLKNVMAIAVGVCAGLKLGTNAQSALITRALPEIMRIGTHFGAQPETFLGLAGLGDMLATCTSPLSRNYRVGAGLAAGKNLEQILAELGSTAEGVNTTKVLVNLANREGIPIPISRQVYRLLKGKISPLEAVSNLMDRELKPESCDILDESVG, encoded by the coding sequence ATGAATTTGGTAAGTACAGACAGCCAGAAAACGATGGCAATGCTTGGAGCTGGTGCGTGGGGCAGTGCTCTCGCCACTCTTGCTGCGGTGAATCATCATGAACTGCGGATCTGGTCGCGGCGGGGTGAGCTGAGTCTTGCTGAGGCGATCGCCGATGCGGATATTGTGCTGTTTGCCATTTCGATGAAAGGCGTGCGGAATGTCGCGGCACAGGTAAAAGAGATGGGGATTTCTGACAAAACAATTCTTGTAACAGCAACAAAAGGCCTTGACCCGAAAACGACCCTCACCCCATCTAGAATTTTGCAGGAAACATTTCCTAATAATCCCGTTGTGGTTTTATCGGGGCCGAATTTGTCGAAGGAAATTGAAGCGGGTTTACCGGCGGCGACGGTTGCGGCAAGCCATAATTTAGAGGCGGCGGAAACGATTCAAGCGGTGTTTTCTTCGGATTGTTTTCGGGTGTATACGAATAATGACCCCCTCGGTACGGAGCTGGGTGGCACGCTCAAAAATGTGATGGCGATCGCCGTCGGTGTTTGTGCCGGGTTAAAACTGGGAACCAATGCCCAATCAGCTTTAATCACGAGAGCTTTACCGGAAATTATGCGCATCGGCACTCACTTTGGAGCACAGCCAGAAACCTTTTTAGGATTAGCGGGATTGGGGGATATGTTAGCAACTTGTACTAGCCCGCTGAGTCGAAATTACCGCGTCGGTGCCGGATTAGCAGCAGGAAAAAATTTGGAGCAAATCCTTGCAGAATTAGGTAGTACAGCCGAAGGGGTGAACACCACCAAAGTTTTAGTAAATTTGGCGAACCGAGAAGGCATTCCCATCCCCATTTCCCGTCAGGTTTATCGTCTGCTTAAGGGGAAAATTTCGCCCCTCGAAGCCGTTAGCAATTTAATGGATCGTGAGCTGAAGCCGGAATCCTGCGACATTTTAGACGAGAGCGTTGGCTAG
- the folK gene encoding 2-amino-4-hydroxy-6-hydroxymethyldihydropteridine diphosphokinase, protein MKRPGNSSKPPVNVAIALGSNLGDSLQTLEAAITEIEQTPEITLIAKSAWYRTKPIGPPQPDYINGCITCETELEPEALLAKLHQIEYQFGRERKEHWGARTLDLDLILYGDRRINTPTLTVPHARMQERAFVLVPLAEIAADWVDPRNNLTVKELGDRLPQSDLKDIKPLKI, encoded by the coding sequence ATGAAGCGCCCCGGAAACTCTTCTAAGCCACCTGTTAATGTGGCGATCGCCCTTGGTAGTAATCTCGGCGATTCTCTGCAAACTCTCGAAGCTGCAATTACTGAAATTGAGCAAACACCAGAAATCACATTAATCGCAAAATCTGCGTGGTATCGCACCAAACCCATCGGCCCGCCCCAACCCGATTACATCAACGGCTGTATCACCTGTGAAACCGAATTAGAACCGGAAGCTTTACTAGCAAAATTGCACCAGATCGAATATCAATTTGGGCGGGAGCGTAAAGAGCATTGGGGCGCAAGAACCCTCGATTTAGACTTGATTTTGTATGGCGATCGCCGCATCAACACACCAACTTTGACAGTTCCTCATGCGAGAATGCAAGAACGAGCATTTGTCCTAGTGCCCCTCGCTGAAATTGCCGCCGATTGGGTTGATCCTCGCAATAATTTGACGGTAAAAGAGTTGGGCGATCGCCTACCCCAGAGCGATCTAAAGGACATCAAACCCCTTAAGATTTAA
- the pap gene encoding polyphosphate:AMP phosphotransferase, with amino-acid sequence MLEILDLELTLSKQDYKTQMNELMGQLRSLQNACWQHKLPVAVVLEGWAAAGKGALVKKMTRHMDPRGFSVLPIFEPSEREKRYPFLWRFWHKLPARGRVAFFYHSWYTHLLEDRLFERLEPSDVPTVVREINGFERHLVEDGMAIAKFWIHLSEDELKKRLKKAAKDELDAWRVRPEDWQQAENYQTYSQLAEEMLIQTSTGADPWILVEGDDKRWARVKVLSQLVATITEALDRRRIALPTEVRLEPQQRLLATEPDFLAKVDLSLKLEPDEYKERLRAAQLKLRQLQQQIYRQQLPVLLMFEGWDAAGKGGAIKRLTEVLDPRSYKVDAFAAPTAEENQYHYLWRFSRRLPGKGTIGIFDRSWYGRVLVERVENLATEREWRRAYREINEFEAQLIHADYVIVKFWLHVDQQEQLARFEQRKNDPYKKYKLTEEDWRNREKWGLYDVAINQAIARTSTPAAPWTVVPANDKLYARVFVIETVIEAVQYKLAQLKKQAKQKKKRLKS; translated from the coding sequence GTGCTTGAAATATTAGATTTAGAGTTGACTCTCTCTAAACAAGACTATAAAACCCAAATGAACGAGTTGATGGGTCAGCTGCGATCGCTACAAAATGCTTGCTGGCAACATAAACTTCCCGTTGCAGTAGTCCTTGAAGGGTGGGCAGCGGCAGGGAAAGGGGCTTTGGTCAAAAAAATGACGCGCCATATGGATCCCCGTGGGTTCTCTGTCTTACCAATTTTTGAGCCGTCGGAACGAGAAAAACGCTATCCTTTTCTTTGGCGATTTTGGCATAAGCTACCAGCGCGGGGGCGTGTGGCCTTTTTCTATCACAGTTGGTATACCCATCTCCTTGAGGATAGATTATTTGAGCGTCTTGAACCCAGTGATGTGCCTACTGTTGTGCGGGAAATTAATGGTTTTGAGCGGCATCTCGTTGAGGATGGCATGGCGATCGCCAAATTTTGGATTCATTTATCCGAAGATGAGCTAAAAAAACGTCTCAAAAAAGCCGCAAAGGATGAACTGGATGCATGGCGCGTTAGACCAGAAGATTGGCAACAAGCGGAAAATTATCAAACCTATAGTCAACTCGCCGAAGAAATGCTGATTCAAACCAGTACTGGCGCGGATCCTTGGATTTTAGTAGAGGGAGATGACAAACGCTGGGCAAGGGTAAAAGTGCTCTCGCAGCTCGTCGCGACAATTACCGAAGCGCTAGATCGTCGTCGCATAGCACTGCCGACGGAAGTCCGTCTCGAACCCCAGCAAAGACTTCTTGCGACAGAACCAGATTTCCTTGCCAAGGTTGATCTGAGCTTGAAGTTAGAACCAGATGAGTACAAAGAACGCCTACGAGCTGCTCAGTTAAAATTACGCCAGTTACAGCAGCAAATTTATCGGCAACAATTACCCGTTTTGCTGATGTTTGAAGGTTGGGATGCAGCGGGCAAAGGTGGGGCGATTAAACGGTTAACGGAGGTGCTTGATCCGCGTAGCTATAAAGTCGATGCTTTTGCTGCGCCAACTGCTGAGGAAAATCAATATCATTATCTCTGGCGCTTTTCGCGACGGCTACCGGGTAAGGGGACGATCGGGATTTTTGACCGCAGTTGGTATGGTCGAGTGCTGGTGGAGCGGGTGGAAAATCTTGCGACTGAGCGGGAATGGCGACGGGCCTATCGGGAAATTAATGAGTTTGAAGCGCAACTAATCCATGCGGATTATGTCATTGTCAAATTTTGGCTCCATGTTGATCAGCAGGAACAACTGGCAAGGTTTGAACAGCGCAAAAATGACCCCTATAAAAAATATAAGTTGACGGAAGAGGATTGGCGTAATCGCGAAAAATGGGGATTGTATGATGTGGCGATTAATCAGGCGATCGCCCGTACGAGTACCCCTGCTGCCCCTTGGACGGTTGTCCCTGCTAATGACAAACTTTATGCGCGGGTCTTTGTGATCGAAACGGTCATTGAAGCGGTGCAGTACAAACTGGCTCAACTGAAAAAACAGGCAAAGCAAAAGAAAAAAAGGCTTAAATCTTAA